A region of Granulicella sibirica DNA encodes the following proteins:
- a CDS encoding aldo/keto reductase: MAQSSDLRLARIPLGHGTGQIPVLGFGTLIPDAAVTISATRDALEAGFRHFDCAERYRNEREVGEALQAGLASGRIAREDLFITTKLWNSNHRPERVAPAFETSLERLRLKYLDLYLIHTPFAFQPGEEQDPRDQNGNVLYDKGVTLLDTWRAMEALQDQGKCRAIGLSDITLNGLMALYESARIKPAVVQVESHPYLPETDLLEFCKEKGIVFLAFAPLGHGMRPGPLEDPVVLAIAARVGKTPAQVLLAWAAQRGTALLTTPRTAERAKENFNVSALPEEDLELINRIQTRQRLNDVVNTGSPGFIPRVRS, from the coding sequence ATGGCTCAGTCTTCTGATCTCCGGTTAGCGAGAATTCCACTCGGCCACGGGACCGGCCAGATACCTGTGCTCGGGTTTGGCACACTGATTCCAGATGCAGCCGTAACCATAAGCGCCACCCGCGATGCGCTCGAAGCCGGATTTCGCCACTTCGATTGCGCGGAGCGGTACCGCAACGAGCGCGAGGTGGGCGAAGCCCTCCAGGCAGGACTTGCCTCTGGACGAATCGCCCGGGAAGACCTCTTTATCACCACAAAACTGTGGAACTCCAACCATCGGCCTGAGCGTGTCGCACCCGCCTTTGAAACGAGTCTCGAAAGGCTTCGCCTCAAGTATCTGGATCTCTATCTCATCCACACTCCGTTTGCGTTTCAACCCGGAGAGGAGCAGGATCCGCGGGATCAGAATGGCAATGTCCTCTACGACAAGGGCGTAACTCTGCTCGATACCTGGAGAGCGATGGAAGCTCTCCAGGATCAAGGCAAGTGCCGCGCCATAGGGCTGTCTGACATCACGTTGAACGGCCTCATGGCCCTCTACGAATCAGCTCGAATCAAGCCGGCCGTCGTCCAGGTCGAATCCCATCCCTATCTGCCGGAAACGGATCTTCTCGAATTCTGTAAGGAGAAGGGCATTGTGTTCCTGGCCTTCGCGCCCTTAGGCCATGGAATGAGGCCAGGACCTCTCGAAGATCCGGTCGTTCTGGCAATCGCGGCGCGCGTTGGAAAGACTCCGGCGCAGGTACTCTTAGCCTGGGCGGCGCAGCGTGGCACAGCGTTGCTGACCACGCCAAGGACGGCGGAGCGCGCAAAAGAGAACTTCAACGTCTCCGCCCTTCCGGAAGAGGATCTCGAACTGATCAATCGCATACAGACCAGGCAGAGACTCAACGACGTCGTGAATACCGGCAGCCCCGGATTCATTCCGCGAGTGAGATCCTGA
- a CDS encoding beta-ketoacyl-[acyl-carrier-protein] synthase family protein, whose translation MHRVVITGMGVISALGNNQEAFWSSLASGTPAISEITSIDVSDLRFKNAAEVKGYVPEQHFPAKDLAFLDRFAQFALIAAEEAVKQSGIEWTEALREDAAVITGSSLGGRAAEEAGYWELFHHNRTRVHPLTIPLSMSNAGASHISIRYGLQGPAYTISTACSSSAHAIGQAFHLVRSGIAPAAITGGSEATVFIGNLKAWEAMRVISKDTCRPFSADRSGLILGEGGAMLVLEPLEAALARGATPLAEIVGFGMTSDASHLTQPSHIGAARAMSKAIRDSGLAPEQFGYINAHGTATVANDRTETAAIREVFGPHANHLAISSTKSMHGHTLGAAGALEAVASILTLRNGILPPTANYTTQDPECDLDVIPNEPRPKQVEACLSNSFAFGGLNAVLAFRAYSWPGGESLTPNISA comes from the coding sequence ATGCATCGTGTCGTCATCACCGGCATGGGCGTCATCAGCGCCCTCGGCAACAATCAGGAAGCCTTCTGGAGCAGCCTCGCCAGCGGCACTCCCGCAATCTCCGAAATCACCTCCATCGACGTCAGCGACCTCCGCTTCAAGAACGCCGCCGAGGTCAAAGGCTACGTCCCCGAGCAGCACTTCCCCGCCAAAGACCTCGCCTTCCTCGACCGCTTCGCCCAGTTCGCCCTCATCGCCGCCGAGGAGGCCGTCAAGCAATCCGGCATCGAGTGGACCGAAGCCCTCCGCGAAGACGCCGCCGTCATCACCGGCTCCTCGCTCGGCGGCCGCGCAGCCGAGGAAGCCGGCTACTGGGAACTCTTCCACCACAACCGAACCCGCGTCCACCCGCTCACCATCCCCCTCAGCATGAGCAACGCCGGCGCCAGCCACATCTCCATCCGCTACGGCCTCCAGGGACCCGCCTACACCATCTCCACCGCCTGCTCCTCCTCCGCCCACGCCATCGGACAGGCTTTCCACCTCGTCCGCTCCGGCATCGCCCCTGCGGCCATCACAGGAGGCAGCGAAGCCACCGTATTCATCGGCAATCTCAAGGCCTGGGAGGCCATGCGCGTCATCAGCAAGGACACCTGCCGCCCCTTCTCCGCCGACCGCTCCGGCCTCATCCTCGGCGAAGGCGGAGCCATGCTCGTCCTCGAGCCCTTGGAAGCAGCCCTGGCCCGCGGCGCAACCCCGTTAGCCGAGATCGTAGGCTTCGGCATGACCTCCGACGCCAGCCACCTCACCCAGCCCTCCCACATCGGAGCTGCCCGCGCCATGAGCAAAGCCATCCGCGACTCTGGCCTGGCCCCCGAGCAGTTCGGCTACATCAACGCCCACGGCACTGCCACCGTCGCCAACGACCGCACCGAAACCGCCGCCATCCGCGAGGTCTTCGGCCCCCACGCCAACCACCTCGCCATCAGCTCGACCAAGTCCATGCACGGCCACACCTTGGGTGCCGCCGGAGCCCTCGAAGCCGTAGCCTCCATCCTCACCCTCCGCAACGGAATCCTCCCCCCCACCGCCAACTACACCACGCAAGACCCCGAGTGCGATCTCGACGTCATCCCCAACGAGCCGCGTCCCAAACAAGTAGAAGCCTGCCTCTCGAACTCTTTCGCCTTCGGAGGCCTTAATGCCGTCCTCGCCTTCCGCGCCTATTCCTGGCCTGGCGGCGAGTCGCTGACGCCGAATATCTCAGCTTGA
- a CDS encoding NAD-dependent epimerase/dehydratase family protein, with amino-acid sequence MAVLVTGASGFLGGRLAEVLAARGEDVVILARAKSDLKHLAGTKVRVVRGDLSDAAALGEAVRDATQIFHCAACSTDWASWKTYFDANVVGTKNLLAAARGAAKLERFVHVSTTDVYGYPVVPCGEEHPIVDAGLPYNQTKGQGEALVWKAFREDGLPVTVVRPATIYGPRGKDFTVEIGEMLRLRLMATIDGGRAPGGFAYVDNVVDGMLAAAASGSAVGEAYNLCDGTGATWLEYLRLFAARLKTPMPWINLSFRAADSLAGVLQIPHRLLRLGGRPLLTRHAVILLGRDQEFPIAKAVREFGFRPLVSLEEGIERSAGWLRSRSR; translated from the coding sequence GTGGCGGTACTGGTGACGGGCGCGAGCGGCTTCCTCGGAGGCCGGCTCGCGGAGGTCCTTGCGGCACGGGGCGAGGATGTGGTGATCCTTGCGCGGGCTAAGTCGGATCTGAAGCACCTTGCGGGAACCAAGGTTCGGGTGGTGCGGGGGGATCTCTCGGACGCCGCCGCGCTTGGGGAGGCGGTTCGGGATGCGACGCAGATCTTTCATTGCGCGGCGTGTTCGACGGACTGGGCTTCGTGGAAGACTTACTTCGATGCGAATGTGGTGGGGACCAAGAATCTGCTTGCGGCGGCGCGTGGGGCTGCGAAGCTGGAGCGGTTTGTCCATGTGAGTACGACGGATGTGTACGGGTATCCGGTGGTTCCTTGTGGGGAGGAGCATCCGATTGTCGATGCCGGGTTGCCTTATAACCAGACCAAAGGGCAGGGGGAAGCGTTGGTCTGGAAGGCTTTTCGCGAGGATGGGCTGCCGGTGACGGTGGTGCGGCCGGCTACGATCTATGGCCCCCGGGGGAAGGACTTTACGGTCGAGATCGGGGAGATGCTGAGGCTGCGGTTGATGGCTACGATCGATGGTGGGCGAGCACCGGGTGGTTTCGCTTATGTCGATAATGTGGTGGATGGGATGCTTGCGGCTGCTGCGTCCGGATCGGCGGTGGGGGAGGCTTATAACCTATGCGACGGTACGGGGGCGACGTGGCTTGAGTATCTGAGACTATTTGCGGCTCGGCTTAAGACGCCTATGCCCTGGATCAACCTGTCGTTTCGGGCGGCTGATTCGCTGGCAGGGGTGCTTCAAATTCCGCATCGGCTGCTAAGGCTGGGGGGGCGGCCTCTGCTGACGCGGCATGCGGTGATTCTGCTGGGGCGGGATCAGGAGTTTCCGATTGCCAAGGCTGTGCGGGAGTTTGGGTTCAGACCGCTTGTTTCGCTTGAGGAGGGGATCGAGCGATCGGCGGGGTGGCTGCGGAGTCGATCGCGGTAG
- a CDS encoding acyl carrier protein: MSESVQERVVRVVATARQISPETLHPETTFEQLGIDSLDRLNLLFDLEGEFDIHIDDEQAKSVSNIGQMVDGINLLLAEKEAKAANPAKSEPSPAV, encoded by the coding sequence ATGTCCGAAAGTGTTCAGGAACGCGTAGTCCGGGTAGTGGCAACCGCACGTCAGATCTCGCCGGAGACGCTGCACCCCGAGACCACCTTCGAGCAGCTCGGCATCGATTCACTCGACCGCCTCAACCTCCTCTTCGACCTCGAGGGTGAGTTCGACATTCACATCGACGACGAGCAGGCCAAGTCGGTCAGCAATATCGGCCAGATGGTCGACGGCATCAACCTCCTGTTAGCCGAGAAAGAAGCCAAGGCCGCGAATCCCGCGAAGTCCGAGCCTTCGCCCGCCGTCTAA
- a CDS encoding class II aldolase/adducin family protein has protein sequence MNESACRAEEGLRRDLVRFSKWLSRLGFTPGTSGNLSARLDAHRLLVTPTGVSKGLVKATDMVIVDLQGRLLAGTRNVTSEISMHLAVYKHRPDVQAVIHSHPPIATAFACSGRALDEVLCQEAVMTVGPVPLARYATTGTSEVAESLRPYLPGHESILLENHGAVSYGKNLLEAFMKMETVEHLAHVALIAHQLGTARPLQPEQVQQLHHAKAKYLQNVSAEAAKAPAKPARSPYEIDGGQPAQATA, from the coding sequence TTGAACGAAAGCGCGTGTAGGGCAGAAGAAGGTTTGCGGCGGGATCTGGTCCGGTTCAGCAAGTGGCTCTCGCGTCTCGGGTTCACCCCCGGGACGTCGGGAAACCTCTCCGCGCGACTGGACGCCCATCGTCTCCTCGTCACCCCCACCGGGGTCAGCAAAGGCCTTGTCAAAGCAACTGACATGGTGATCGTCGACCTCCAGGGACGCCTTCTCGCCGGAACCCGTAACGTCACCAGCGAGATCTCCATGCATCTCGCCGTCTACAAGCACCGCCCCGACGTTCAGGCAGTCATTCACTCTCATCCCCCCATCGCCACCGCCTTCGCCTGCTCCGGCCGCGCCCTCGACGAGGTGCTCTGCCAGGAAGCCGTCATGACCGTAGGCCCCGTGCCCCTCGCCCGCTACGCGACTACCGGCACAAGCGAAGTTGCCGAGAGCCTTCGCCCGTACCTGCCCGGCCACGAGTCCATCCTCCTTGAAAACCACGGGGCCGTCAGCTACGGCAAGAACCTCCTCGAAGCCTTCATGAAGATGGAGACCGTCGAGCATCTCGCCCACGTCGCCCTCATCGCCCACCAGCTCGGCACCGCCCGCCCCCTGCAGCCAGAGCAGGTCCAGCAGCTCCATCACGCCAAGGCGAAGTACCTCCAGAACGTCTCTGCCGAAGCCGCGAAGGCGCCCGCGAAACCCGCCCGCTCCCCCTACGAGATCGATGGCGGCCAGCCCGCGCAGGCCACCGCCTGA
- a CDS encoding aminotransferase class I/II-fold pyridoxal phosphate-dependent enzyme, protein MKETNLATERTFPSSSGRMFGDYFTPARSWDFKKTELLDARARRIFENTALACSVDAYPFHMPLQAKAGPCVTADGHQMLMMSSYDYLGLIGDPRIDEAAIQAVLRYGTSTSGARLLTGTLDIHRTMEADLAAFKGTEDALTFSSGYMANLGVIYGLFGPADRVIIDELCHRSLHDACRMSGVKVQRFRHNDPNSVREELQRENTANRTLIISDGVFSMDGDICCLPELVALKKEFGCFLLIDEAHASGVLGATGRGTDEHFGIATDEVDIWTGSLAKSIPSNGGFVAVSQEVAIYLQHASSPYIFSAAMTASSVAAISMGLSILKEEPDRVARLKWNGDFLRAGLQELGYDTGLSETAVIPVILKDEARTALFARKLRDFGIIAAPVMFPAVSQGLARLRLCVTAAHTKEHLDFVLDVFRQMASN, encoded by the coding sequence ATGAAAGAAACCAATCTCGCGACCGAACGAACCTTTCCTTCTTCCTCTGGCAGGATGTTTGGAGATTACTTCACCCCTGCACGCTCCTGGGACTTCAAGAAGACGGAACTTCTGGATGCGCGTGCACGCCGCATCTTTGAGAATACGGCGCTTGCCTGTTCGGTGGATGCTTATCCCTTTCACATGCCTTTGCAGGCAAAGGCGGGTCCGTGCGTGACGGCGGACGGCCACCAGATGCTGATGATGTCGTCCTACGATTACCTGGGCTTGATCGGTGATCCGAGGATTGACGAGGCTGCGATCCAAGCGGTACTACGCTACGGCACGAGCACGAGCGGCGCGCGCCTGCTGACGGGAACGCTCGACATCCATCGGACCATGGAAGCCGATCTAGCAGCGTTTAAAGGCACCGAGGACGCGCTCACCTTCAGCTCGGGATACATGGCGAACCTTGGCGTGATCTACGGGCTCTTCGGGCCTGCGGATCGCGTCATCATCGACGAACTCTGTCATCGCAGCCTGCATGATGCCTGTCGTATGTCGGGGGTCAAGGTTCAGAGGTTCCGGCACAACGATCCGAACTCGGTCCGGGAAGAGTTGCAGCGGGAGAATACGGCGAACCGCACGCTGATCATCTCGGACGGCGTTTTTTCGATGGACGGCGACATCTGCTGCCTGCCGGAGCTTGTTGCGCTCAAGAAGGAGTTTGGCTGCTTCCTTCTGATCGACGAGGCGCATGCTTCGGGCGTGCTCGGCGCGACGGGGCGGGGAACAGACGAACACTTCGGGATTGCGACGGACGAGGTCGACATCTGGACGGGCTCGCTGGCAAAGTCGATTCCTTCGAACGGTGGTTTTGTCGCCGTGTCGCAGGAGGTTGCGATCTACCTGCAACATGCTTCGTCTCCGTACATTTTTTCGGCTGCCATGACAGCTTCCTCGGTTGCGGCGATTTCGATGGGGCTGTCGATCCTGAAGGAAGAGCCGGATCGCGTGGCCCGGCTGAAGTGGAATGGCGACTTTCTGCGCGCCGGGCTGCAGGAGCTTGGGTACGATACGGGTCTTTCGGAGACGGCGGTGATCCCGGTGATTCTGAAGGACGAGGCTCGGACGGCGCTGTTTGCGCGGAAGCTGCGTGACTTCGGGATTATTGCGGCCCCGGTGATGTTTCCGGCGGTGTCGCAGGGCCTGGCGCGGCTTCGGCTGTGCGTAACGGCGGCGCATACGAAGGAGCACCTGGACTTCGTGCTGGACGTGTTTCGCCAGATGGCTTCGAACTAG
- a CDS encoding nuclear transport factor 2 family protein translates to MQEEEIRKALDAHWHASAVGDANAEHDIYDNDAICDYPQSGERILGRRNLQALRSHHPGKPSGFSVRRIIGSGNLWTTEYTIVYKGLPVYTVSMMEFRNGKVVHETQYFADPFDAPAWRSQWVQRIP, encoded by the coding sequence ATGCAGGAAGAAGAAATACGGAAAGCCCTCGACGCGCACTGGCACGCGTCGGCAGTCGGCGATGCAAACGCCGAACATGATATCTACGATAACGACGCCATCTGCGACTATCCCCAGTCAGGCGAGCGAATCCTCGGGCGACGAAATTTGCAGGCTTTGCGGAGCCATCATCCAGGCAAGCCGTCAGGCTTCAGCGTTAGGCGAATCATCGGAAGCGGTAATCTCTGGACCACGGAATACACCATCGTCTACAAGGGACTGCCCGTGTACACCGTGAGCATGATGGAGTTCCGCAACGGTAAGGTCGTCCATGAAACGCAGTATTTTGCCGATCCCTTCGACGCTCCTGCCTGGCGAAGCCAATGGGTGCAGCGCATCCCGTGA